In one window of Oncorhynchus tshawytscha isolate Ot180627B unplaced genomic scaffold, Otsh_v2.0 Un_contig_4141_pilon_pilon, whole genome shotgun sequence DNA:
- the si:ch211-151p13.8 gene encoding UPF0687 protein C20orf27 homolog isoform X1 — MATGRKGSTSKGGSVRFPDDEDAMGSPVHREDKAKDSSIPALPEPDGNFLVKVGFLRSLHRYEIVFTLPEVPVLGKDVCSLPSSSSPTPRPLLKVNRVTPTSEGGVKVTCEYTTHQEGVLQEELTLVSRGKKDQRLQVRLQARVMDRHHGTPLLLEGVRCLGAEKEKRK; from the exons ATGGCAACAGGCAGGAAGG GGTCGACCTCAAAGGGAGGAAGCGTGCGTTTCCCAGACGACGAGGATGCCATGGGCTCCCCTGTTCACCGTGAGGACAAAGCCAAGGATTCTTCCATCCCTGCTCTCCCAGAGCCTGATGGGAACTTCCTGGTTAAG gtaGGGTTCCTGAGGAGTCTGCATCGTTATGAGATCGTTTTCACCCTCCCAGAGGTGCCTGTGCTGGGGAAAGATGTgtgctccctcccttcctcctcatcACCGACTCCCAGACCCCTCCTCAAAGTCAACCGTGTCACACCCACATCAGAGG gtggGGTGAAGGTGACGTGTGAGTACACCACCCACCAGGAGGGGGTGCTACAGGAGGAGCTGACCCTGGTCAGCCGGGGGAAGAAAGACCAACGTCTGCAGGTCAGACTACAGGCCCGGGTCATGG atcGTCACCATGGTACTCCTCTGCTGCTGGAGGGGGTGCGGTGTCTGGGGGCGGAGAAAGAAAAAAGGAAATGA
- the si:ch211-151p13.8 gene encoding UPF0687 protein C20orf27 homolog isoform X2: protein MGSPVHREDKAKDSSIPALPEPDGNFLVKVGFLRSLHRYEIVFTLPEVPVLGKDVCSLPSSSSPTPRPLLKVNRVTPTSEGGVKVTCEYTTHQEGVLQEELTLVSRGKKDQRLQVRLQARVMDRHHGTPLLLEGVRCLGAEKEKRK from the exons ATGGGCTCCCCTGTTCACCGTGAGGACAAAGCCAAGGATTCTTCCATCCCTGCTCTCCCAGAGCCTGATGGGAACTTCCTGGTTAAG gtaGGGTTCCTGAGGAGTCTGCATCGTTATGAGATCGTTTTCACCCTCCCAGAGGTGCCTGTGCTGGGGAAAGATGTgtgctccctcccttcctcctcatcACCGACTCCCAGACCCCTCCTCAAAGTCAACCGTGTCACACCCACATCAGAGG gtggGGTGAAGGTGACGTGTGAGTACACCACCCACCAGGAGGGGGTGCTACAGGAGGAGCTGACCCTGGTCAGCCGGGGGAAGAAAGACCAACGTCTGCAGGTCAGACTACAGGCCCGGGTCATGG atcGTCACCATGGTACTCCTCTGCTGCTGGAGGGGGTGCGGTGTCTGGGGGCGGAGAAAGAAAAAAGGAAATGA